CCGACAAGGCCGTTTTGCCCTCTAGGGCTTCCCCTCTCTCCGCCGGTTACGATCTCTCTAGGTATAAACCCTTTCTCTCACTcactacatttatttattaaaaaaaatttaataattaatttattaaattttctttgtaGCGCGGTGGAGACGAAGGTCCCGGCGAGAGGGAAGGCTCTGGTGGCCACTGACATCAGCATCGCGATTCCAGAGGGCACATATGCTCGCGTTGGTAAAAAAATTTTCTCTTCGATTTAGGGTTTTCTGTTTTAAATTGCGGTCGCAACATGAAggtatttttagttattttgtattttttttttaaatttagtttttgattTTTGTAGCGCCGCGTTCGGGGTTGGCGTGGAAGCACTCGATCGACGTGGGTGCGGGGGTGATAGATGCGGATTACAGGGGTCCGGTTGGGGTTATACTTTTCAACCATTCGGACACGGATTTTGAGGTGAAGGTTGGGGACAGGGTTGCGCAACTTATCATTGAGAAGATTGTGACACCGAATGTTGTTACAGAGGTCGAGGATTTGGATGAGACTGTTAGAGGTGAAGGTGGGTTTGGATCCACCGGTGTTTGATTTTGTTCTGTTCTCTTGGTAATTTTGTAGAGCAGTTGGTGGGTGTAATCGAATGAAGAACCTGTCTTTATCTTTTGGCTTGTTAGTGTTCTGTGTGTGTCCAAGTTATGATGGTATTGATTTGGTCATCGGGGAATGGCAGTAGGTATTAGGTAAATGCTTTCAAAGCTAGAAAACTTTATTGAAcaagataattaattttattattgtctTAAACATGTTGTTCAGTAAGATTGTGTAtcttattataagaaaattgtGTGTGAAATATGTGGTTGTAATACTAATATGCAAGAACGACGAAAACCACATCAAAATCATTAATGTGTTTGATACATTTGTCAAATACGCGTTTAAAGGGCAAAATGTGGCATTTAACGCAACACAgcaaattgattttggttgtTGCTTCTACTATGCAAGTTCAAGTTGATGCATGTATAGAATTGTATGGTGTTCTCGGCTCCAACTTCTCAACTCCCAACAAAACTAGTAAGCAACTATTTGTACgaggagaaaaataagaaaatataatgtaTTCACAAGTTAAAATCAGTATATGATTTGGATAAACTTATCCTTacagaagaaagaaataagataTAACAGTTTCTTATAATCAACTgacgaatttaatttttatttacattaaatCAATGCTGCTCATAATAAATAACGATAATTTTTACTCATTAACaaagcaaataaatatttaaaatgaaaagttaGCATATATTAATCACtaatttgcattttcatttttaaaatgaaagaatcaaagttatacattaaataaataaaatataaggatgaaaattaagaaatcaaGAGTTAAAGACGATCCAAGGGACAAGTGCACCATGAAGTATAAAGTGCATCCACTTTAATACGTTGCCTGCCGTTGCCGTGAAATCTTCttagaattcaattttttttgtgtcaaaatgaaatggaaaaaaaaaagaattcaattTGTGTTCAGtttcagaaaatataaaatcaatgaaGTGATATATGATTTCACGACTTCTAACAAACAAATCGTAATCCCTTTCACGATTTCtcctattgttttttttttttacttaaaaaaaaatggaatcctATAGCATTAAAAGCAGATACTGTAATTCCCTGTTCTGTCATTCACATGAATGTGTAGGATAAAACAAGACaaacaaaattgtaaaattttttcttatagaacaaaaaaataataatcttttcaaatttgaatttacaGATCGCTCATCAACATATCCAATTATAATACCTGTATCAAAGTTAACCTAACCTCTAAGTACGCAAAACAACTcacagaataataataaaaaaaaaataaagcacacaaaaacaaatactCTAAAGGAATATTATACAGCATAACATATTTCTTACAACATCAATCTGTTTTGGAGATATCTAATTCTGTCAATATTTTCTCGCATTTTGTTAGTGGGAAACAAAGAGAGCATGCATCCAAGAGATTGAAGTGATCGAAGATAACaattgaatgaaataaatatttgggCGCAGTAAAGTGGCGTGTTCAAAGAATTAACTAATAACGTGTTTAGATAAtccacaaaaattaattttattccagAAAATTATAATgacactataaaaaaattatttattacttctattaccatgaaaataaattaattatttctgaTCTTGAAGCCAATTCAAATACACTCTATAAGTCCTTCAAACTAAATTGTTATTAAATGTTACATTTTGGATgggttaattttgaaaaaatgcatACAAGAGCATGCTGGTAAAATTATGTCCATGTGAGTGAGTGTGAACATTCTGGTTCATGGCCCAAACCAAATACCAAGAAGAATCCAAAAGCATATAgcttttgcttatttttttttaactgtatAATAATACAAAACACTGGCAACTTTCAAGGTTTACTGTTTGTTTATCCAAACGAATTTAGCcgttattttatacaaaatttgAATCCTGAGAGAGAAGGACAAACAGAAAATGTTACGTTGGAGATACCCATCTGGTATCTGCAGTCAAGATCCAAATTGTTTtgcacataatttaaaaaagttatgaaatTGAAGGCAGTGACTAAGTGGGGTCATCTGGGTCAGACAACAACACCACACCACACTGCATAACTCTCCAACCTTGCATATGCTTCTAGTTCTTcgtcaaaatttgaatttctctctctctctctctctcttctctctcccaTTCTCCCCCtctcattaaatttaatatattttttttaaaatgcttctTGGACAACGTTCCCTTTTGCACAAATCACAACCTTTTTCTTCTGCTCTCTCTTTATCTAAtctaattgaaattcaaatatcTCCTTAAACTCCTTCCAtttcttcaactatttctctCTTTGTCATTTACCACCCATTCTCTAGCTCCTTATGGGTACTTGTTTGAGCAAGAAGAATGGGTCCTCTACCTCACCCAACAAGTCAGATTCTCAGCATAGGAATTCTGAGAACAGTGTCACTGTCACCTTGTCCAAACCCACTGAGCCAGAAGTGAGCCTCAAGAACAAGACACTGCAAGAGAAACAACAAGGCTCAGAATCAGCACCACAAGATGAAGGTGAAGTGAAGAAAGAGATACTCATCATCAAACACAGGAAGagccatgatgaaagggaaaAAACAGCAACCTCCAAGACCCCATCACCTTGCATTGCTCCACAACAAGGTGATGGGGTTTTCACCAATGAAGAAACAATGGTTGTTAATAAGATTATTGCACCATCCACACCAAGCATTGGTGTTGTGGGAGTGAGGACTTCAAGCTGCACAAAAGATGAGGTGGATGAAATTCTGATCCAGTGTGGGAGGCTCAGCAGAAGCTCTTCTCGGAGAAAGTACTCAGGCTCCAAGAGAAGTTTTGATTTTGACCACTGTGACAATGACACTACTTCTGCTGAGGATGACCAAAGAAAGTCCAAGGGCAATGGCAATGGCAGGGAGGAGAATGATGTGGCGGCGGCTGCTTCAGAGAGCGGCCGCCACCACCAATCCCCGAGGCGGTCTCAGGGAAGGAGAAGGACTCCAAGTAGGGAAAGAGACCAATCCAGTGGCAGAGAAAGGAGAGTGAGTAGATCTCCTGGTAGAAGATCATCTGACACCAACACTACAAATGcaagcaacaacaacacaagTTCTAGGCCTGGGAAAATGGTGTCTGTTCCAGCCACTGTTTCATCTTTGGTTATGGATAAGAGTAACAATTGTGGTGGAGAATCTGGCGCCAAGAGGATCACTGTTAAGAGGAATGTTGGTGATGCTGGTTCAAGGGGTACTGCATCACCACGTGCTCAATCTCCTGCTAGAGTTAATGGGAATGTGGGAAGGGATAAAGTGTTAAATGAGAATCAGCAGCACCAACAACAACCTTCTCTTAGTCGTAATAACTCTTCAAGGAAAGCAGAACAATCTCCTTACAGAAGAATCCCTCAGAGTGAGGTGGATCATAAATCTTCAAGGAAAGCTGAACAATCTCCTTACAGAAGAAACCCTCAGAGTGAGGTGGATCATAACTCTTCAAGGAAAGCTGAACAATCTCCTTACAGAAGAAACCCTCTCAGTGAGGTTGATACTAATAGAAAGGTGCAACAGAACAAGCCAAAGATTGAAGGAGAAGCCATTCAGGTATGCACTTAGTAGCTGGAAAGAATTTTGTTCTTGATGTGATTAAGCAATGAGCATTGATGTCATTGTGTTATTATTGAGGAATATTGATTTGTTATCATTGTTTGTTGTAATCATTAGCTGAcctatttatttaatgtaattaggAAAGCGTAAATTATTGGCATAAGGGTAATTAAGAAAGTTTAAATCATTGTTGGCATAATGATTAAATGAAATTAGCCTATTTATTTAATGCAATTATAAGGAAAGCATAAATCATTGGCCTAAGGGTAATTATGAAAGCCTAAAAATCATTGTCCTAATTACATTAACTAATATTAGATAGGGAAAAAATATCATTAGTTAATGATGTTATTAAAGATGATCTTTTCCCTTTCCCACTGCAGAAACCAAATGGCAGAGTTGCATTGGAGAAGGGAATGAGTGTGGATTGCAAGACAAAGGAGCAACATGAGGAAGAGTCTTCATTGCCTGTTGGTGCTGTTGTGAAGACAACAGTGGTGTCATCAGGGGTTGACAACCTTAAACCTCAAGGCTTAACAAGAAGCAGATCTTCTAGAAGATCTAGAGACTTAGACATCAGCAATCCTGAAGCTGTGGTGAATCCTACAAACTCCTATGCCTCCCTACTACTTGAGGACATCCAAAACTTCCATCAAAAGAACACACAACAACAGCAATCTTCTATTTCTCTCCCAGCTTGTCTCAACAAGGCATGCTCCATCCTTGAAGCTGTTGCTGATCTCAACTCCACCACCAGTTCAAATTTCACTGAGGACAAGAGAAGTCCATCCACTCAGCAATCCATTAGGGATGAGTACTATGGGAAGAAAGTGGCAAGTTCCAACAAGGACCCTTTTGTGGAATCTGAAGTAGCTGTCAGTGATGATGTGATGGAACCAAGCTTGCACAAGTATGTAACAGTGAAAAGAGGTGGTGGGGTAGTAGACATGATGGAGGACCAAGAGTCTTCAGGAAGCAACAGCTTCACTGTGAGTAGCAGTGGCCAACAGCATCATTGGGGGAACAACATTTCCTGTTCTTCATGGGAACCAAATTCTGCTGACTCCACAGATTGCTGGACTTCTTCAAGATTGAGCTTcagagaggaggaggaggatcaGAAAACCCCCTTAGAATTGGGATGTAGTTTGTCATCTGAAGCCAAGAAGAAGAAGGGCTTGAACAGCAAAAGGAGAGAGTGTGATCATGAGCACAGCAGTGGCATTGGACGTGGCAGGCTTGGTTCTAACAaaggtatgtgtgtgtgtgatgatGAAAATTGAAACATGAATTTCACCATTTGTGTTGTATGTTAGATATTCAATGAGGTGTTGACATTTCTTCTGTTTGGAGTTGCAGACTTGCAACTGTTTCTTGTTTCATCAAGGCAAATTCAACTCATCTTTACCATGTTACTTGTTCTGTTTATGAACAATTTTTGTCATTCTTCCCAAACTTGTGTTGTGTGCGGTGACATTATGTTTATACtctaatttttttggaataggCAATTTGGAAGATTACAAACTCAATTTGTGTATCAACTTAATTAAACCAatgtttaaaagattttttgaaCTTCGTTGAACCAATTATGATTAAACACATTATATTTAACACATAAAAGGTTGCTCCGCAAGGAAAAAGCAGTGATTGCTCAAACTCTATTAAATTAACATCCATGATACTACAGAACCTAAAGTTTTTGCTGAATGATTTCATAAGTCAAAacactattaaattaaaattatagaattgATAGGTGCATCCTTCTATTGTTTATAGAATTTACACATTATAGAATTATAGTTGTTTCGTTAAAACTTGTATTGATAGTTTATGGCTTTCAGGGCTTTGACGGTCTTTTGAACATACGCGTATCTAGGGCGAAACAACTATTATATGTGTAAATTACGCAAGAAACCGTCTAAACTTAACCTCTTTATGTGAAAGGAAACGTTTTACTTGTAAGCAAAAGGTGATACTTATGTTGTTGAGACTTCAGACTTTGGAGGGACAATTCAGCTTTTCGTTCAagtcaaggaaaaaaaaaaagaagaataatgtCAAATATTTAGACTATAAACTAATTGTACGATGTTATTTTGTAAATGATTTATATGATGCTGTAACAATTATGtattgtgatatatatatatatatatatatatatatatatatattgggttTGCTAACCTACTCACCAAATTATTGGTGAGTATTACACGATGGTGACTaaatttttagataatattttaacaGAAGGAGAACGCAAAATATTGGTGAATGGAATTTGAGATTAATTTATCAAACATTTTATGATGTTCCGTTTCAAACTGTAAAACAATATGCATACGGCTACTTCTTTTTATTCAACAATGGCATATAAActccataaaaaagaaaaaaacaatggcTTATAAACTAAGGAATTTTTTCATCTTCATAATAACCTATTTTTCAGACGAGTCATTGACTACTACTGCCttcaatttaaagtttaaaatccttCTTTTAtctggaataaaaaaattataaaccctATTAATCAATcatcatgataattttttaattactaattaaataaaatattattatttatatttgaaagataataaatatatttatgttttattcaaTAGTAGAAAAGATACTTTAAGGATATGTAACAAAACGTTAAAACATAATACTGTAACATACGAAATATATAGATGccaatgtaataaaaaaaatagaagaatacattttgaagaaacaagaacttagttatcaaactttttattataataatttctcaTGTTTATCGTGTTTATTAATACTCAGATAATCGAGTGActtctcatttcatttaacaaATATTCTCAAATCTAGctgaaatttattcaaatttttttagtacaattctaaataataagaatataataaCTAGCCACCTTATTTGAgttccaaattttttttattatgtgccTGATTTAACACGCTATTTGTTCTTTTAAATGGTTATTTCTTTAACATAATAACTATAAAAGAGTAATTGGTACTtccattataataaatttttaaataaaattatttcatacatTTGTATATACCTCTCCTCGCACATTTTTCCTttgttaaaaagagaaaaattatgtttccttctttttataaagaaaaaagtgtAAGAAAAgggtatttaaattaaataaaagacgTGTGAATAATCAATTACTACTTTTTTTAACAACCTAATCTCACTCAATAAATTAgccacattttttattatttttaaaacaataaagtatatatatcatTACATTACGTACGAGATACATGACACTGCTGTGAGAGAAAACAACATCGTCCATAGATTTTGTATAatcattatcatatttttactttttctcttcttttatgtTTCTTCTCATCTCTCTTTTTCCTCCTACGTATCTAGTATCTACCCCAATTTTGCGTATACGGTGTGAACTTTTTCCTTAGATTTGTATATGTAACCGAGTAATTGactatacaataaaaaaaatgtctagaaagtataaataacatatttacgTCATGCACACAGAACCCTAATGGAAaaccaagaaattaaaaaaagaacctTCGGCGGCATTgttttagtatttataaaagACACAAACATTGAAATTCACCCTACATGCATGACATGTGAATGAGAACATCAATACTCACCCTAAAGATAGTTACACTTTTGGCCATTCAAGTCAACAATGGGAAGCTTCAAGGCTTCAACCATTATTAATTACTTCAAGACTTGCTCCAACCAAAACGTGTTCATGTCAaccttctatatatatatatatatatatatatatatatattaacaccACACAAAAGGGAAAATAGAAATCAACCaaaacaaaacttcaaacgTAACAGCTTCTTTGTGAGATTAATTGTCCTAAACCAAATTGATATTATGGCAGACCCTCAGAAAATTCACCCTGTGCACCATGATGTTGAGGCACAAAACCACCCTTCAGCACCATTGGTGCCAAGGAGCATGTCAAAATCTGATGCTGGTGATCCACAAAGAGTAGTAGtagtacaacaacaacaacaacagcagcagcaacacATTCCTGTGAAGCACACCAAGCCaccaacaaagaaaagaagaagctgctgctgCAGGTTCTTCTGTTGGCTAATTAGCATATTGCTGATTCTGATTGTGGCAATTGGCATCACTATTGGAATACTATACCTTGTCTTCAGACCAAAGCTTCCAAAGTACTCAGTGGATGAACTTAAAGTCACAAACTTTGATCTTGCAGACAACAACAGTTTATCAGTGACATTCAACTTGACAATCACTGCCAGAAACCCCAACAAGAAGATTGGAATAGACTATAGGGGTGGCAGCCACATAAGTGCTTGGTACATGGACACAAAATTATGTGAAGGGTCTTTGCCAAAATTCTATCAAGGTCACCGCAACACAACGATTCTTAGTATCCCTCTTACGGGGAAAACGCAGGATGCTACCGGCTTGCAAAATACCCTTCAGAATCAGCTGCAAGAGACTGGGAATGTGCCTCTTAATTTGAGGGTGAAGCAGCCTGTGAGGATCAAGCTTGGGAAGTTGAAGCTGTTCAAAATCAAGTTCAGGGTTAGGTGCAGGATTGTGGTGGATAGCCTTAGTGCTAATAGTTCTATTAGAATTCAGAGTAGTAGTTGTAAATTCAGGTTTAGgctgtgattttttatttttattttgtatcattATATAGCATATTCATTATAGGAGGATATGCTAATTGCTTTgttactatttaatttttttatttctttcattgtctctcattgagatttctttttagatggatatttctttatttacatCACCACTTTGAGATACTGTTCTTGTACTTTTGATTCTGGTTTTTCAGTCAGTTTtcttacatattatatatagcaTATATTGATATTCTGCAAGTTTAATGCTGAATATTGTTAAACTTTTATAGACTAGATCTGGAATCACATGAAATAGCTAACaattttttggatattttttcgTATGTTTATGTCAAagataaaatgtaaatttgtaGTGTTGATTTCACGACTTTAAATGGTTTTCGCCTCCTTGGCatgaagagaattttttttaacaaaggtTTAACATTAATACGATTTTGCACTCTTTGTTTTAACTGTTCTAACTCAATGTCCAAGAAATAAGAGAAGCCGCGTActtgttttcattcttttattttgttttacacttttaaattgatttctCTAATCAGAGATAATTAATTCTAACAACTGAATTTGATGTTAGGTAACTTAAAGTATACAACTAGATATATCAACAAGATACTGTAGTAGATATCACCTCGTTTCGTACACTGATTCGGACTACCCTTTATTTAATCCAAAAGCCTGACGaacacaataaaaatatgaatagcTTAAGGCTGCTAATCTTAGTCAAAagtgaattaaattaattaatgaaaagacACTTGTATCACTTGTATATCTATTCTATTATTTCATCTTATTAGTATCAGATTGTGTTAATATtcgatttataatttttatcaagGTAATTGTTGATATATTGGTTAAGATGTGTTACCTATCTTCATTACCCGGCTTAAAATCTTAGTTCAGCAAATAGaaacattctcttaaagatacGATGCAAACGTAAGAATTAGGATACTCACACAAGATCAATTTcttcaggaaaaaaaagaagctacgCTGCCACAAAAACTagtccattttcaatttattgGCATGGTTAATGGATCATCAACCGGTAAACTATGACAAAACTTACGCAACGTTAATTAAcaagtttgattttgatattttattaattttttttacattatcaaccaattaaaaaatacctTATACATGACTGATAACgacaaaaatgaataatttttaatttaaatgataatttaggattgaataataatgtaaaaagcttgcactataaataatatatttcaattaaatccataaatataattatccaGGCTAGGCTACAAATTCCCGTTGACTTAGCATTCACTTTTAAACTCGAGGCAAACTATTGAACGAGGTAAAAAGGTGTCCTTTTTTTATGGTAAAAAAACGTGTCCTTTGAATCTTGatgtgttaataatttttcaatagaATTACTAGCCTCACTTTTTTTACGTTTAACTAGGGTGTAGTTCTTCTCATCACTCTTCTCTTGTAGTCTTGTACACGCGCACCAAAAGAATAGGAAAGGTGCAGTAACATGCTATCTGACATTGCAAGAGGAGAATAAATATGATTTACACATTTTTTAGGGTTaccatataaattaaattggtAAAAATGTGATTTATATCAACACATCACATTATATGGTATTTCACAGTCCAAGAGAAAGACATGGTCATCTCACTCATCTGAAATATGAGCTCTTTGTTAACTTCATATGCTAACAAGAGAAACTAGATAGATCCTTCAAAAATAACAAAGAGTGTCACCATATATGGCCAATAACCTCTCTTCATTCTCGATCAAAACAGAGACAAGTGAACGATTTAGCCTTCAATTGGAACACACATCAAATGTGCAGCATCTTCAAAGCCATATCTTTGGAGAAAGCTCTCTACTATAGCATAGAACCATGCCCACTTCAGAGGAAAAAATGCACAATAAAgcacaaaatattattattattatttaatatttgtcataccctaattccGTTTGTGAGTGAAAGATAatgctaataaaaataaaatatataaaaaacaattaaaaaaagagcCCAAAAGGGACCTAATGGGCTCTCAGAGCCCATTCAGTCAAGCAGGAGCACTAAAATGGATAAATGGCCTTGCAAAATAGTACAACCAATCTTTCTTTTAGGTTCTAACTcggtatttttaaaaaacttagaTCCCTT
The genomic region above belongs to Glycine max cultivar Williams 82 chromosome 14, Glycine_max_v4.0, whole genome shotgun sequence and contains:
- the LOC100782126 gene encoding deoxyuridine 5'-triphosphate nucleotidohydrolase; this encodes MAGKFSAMRTFRAISLPLPLYKPYPHLQFPFLSSNLSIHHRVSSMAQPQPESHATNGSHEPLLKIPKLHQNGDVSATAPFLRVKKLSDKAVLPSRASPLSAGYDLSSAVETKVPARGKALVATDISIAIPEGTYARVAPRSGLAWKHSIDVGAGVIDADYRGPVGVILFNHSDTDFEVKVGDRVAQLIIEKIVTPNVVTEVEDLDETVRGEGGFGSTGV
- the LOC100805280 gene encoding dentin sialophosphoprotein isoform X2, whose amino-acid sequence is MGTCLSKKNGSSTSPNKSDSQHRNSENSVTVTLSKPTEPEVSLKNKTLQEKQQGSESAPQDEGEVKKEILIIKHRKSHDEREKTATSKTPSPCIAPQQGDGVFTNEETMVVNKIIAPSTPSIGVVGVRTSSCTKDEVDEILIQCGRLSRSSSRRKYSGSKRSFDFDHCDNDTTSAEDDQRKSKGNGNGREENDVAAAASESGRHHQSPRRSQGRRRTPSRERDQSSGRERRVSRSPGRRSSDTNTTNASNNNTSSRPGKMVSVPATVSSLVMDKSNNCGGESGAKRITVKRNVGDAGSRGTASPRAQSPARVNGNVGRDKVLNENQQHQQQPSLSRNNSSRKAEQSPYRRIPQSEVDHKSSRKAEQSPYRRNPQSEVDHNSSRKAEQSPYRRNPLSEVDTNRKVQQNKPKIEGEAIQKPNGRVALEKGMSVDCKTKEQHEEESSLPVGAVVKTTVVSSGVDNLKPQGLTRSRSSRRSRDLDISNPEAVVNPTNSYASLLLEDIQNFHQKNTQQQQSSISLPACLNKACSILEAVADLNSTTSSNFTEDKRSPSTQQSIRDEYYGKKVASSNKDPFVESEVAVSDDVMEPSLHKYVTVKRGGGVVDMMEDQESSGSNSFTVSSSGQQHHWGNNISCSSWEPNSADSTDCWTSSRLSFREEEEDQKTPLELGCSLSSEAKKKKGLNSKRRECDHEHSSGIGRGRLGSNKGL
- the LOC100805280 gene encoding dentin sialophosphoprotein isoform X1 gives rise to the protein MGTCLSKKNGSSTSPNKSDSQHRNSENSVTVTLSKPTEPEVSLKNKTLQEKQQGSESAPQDEGEVKKEILIIKHRKSHDEREKTATSKTPSPCIAPQQGDGVFTNEETMVVNKIIAPSTPSIGVVGVRTSSCTKDEVDEILIQCGRLSRSSSRRKYSGSKRSFDFDHCDNDTTSAEDDQRKSKGNGNGREENDVAAAASESGRHHQSPRRSQGRRRTPSRERDQSSGRERRVSRSPGRRSSDTNTTNASNNNTSSRPGKMVSVPATVSSLVMDKSNNCGGESGAKRITVKRNVGDAGSRGTASPRAQSPARVNGNVGRDKVLNENQQHQQQPSLSRNNSSRKAEQSPYRRIPQSEVDHKSSRKAEQSPYRRNPQSEVDHNSSRKAEQSPYRRNPLSEVDTNRKVQQNKPKIEGEAIQKPNGRVALEKGMSVDCKTKEQHEEESSLPVGAVVKTTVVSSGVDNLKPQGLTRSRSSRRSRDLDISNPEAVVNPTNSYASLLLEDIQNFHQKNTQQQQSSISLPACLNKACSILEAVADLNSTTSSNFTEDKRSPSTQQSIRDEYYGKKVASSNKDPFVESEVAVSDDVMEPSLHKYVTVKRGGGVVDMMEDQESSGSNSFTVSSSGQQHHWGNNISCSSWEPNSADSTDCWTSSRLSFREEEEDQKTPLELGCSLSSEAKKKKGLNSKRRECDHEHSSGIGRGRLGSNKDLQLFLVSSRQIQLIFTMLLVLFMNNFCHSSQTCVVCGDIMFIL
- the LOC100782663 gene encoding NDR1/HIN1-like protein 6; translation: MADPQKIHPVHHDVEAQNHPSAPLVPRSMSKSDAGDPQRVVVVQQQQQQQQQHIPVKHTKPPTKKRRSCCCRFFCWLISILLILIVAIGITIGILYLVFRPKLPKYSVDELKVTNFDLADNNSLSVTFNLTITARNPNKKIGIDYRGGSHISAWYMDTKLCEGSLPKFYQGHRNTTILSIPLTGKTQDATGLQNTLQNQLQETGNVPLNLRVKQPVRIKLGKLKLFKIKFRVRCRIVVDSLSANSSIRIQSSSCKFRFRL